From Pandoraea norimbergensis, the proteins below share one genomic window:
- a CDS encoding GlxA family transcriptional regulator, which produces MTEPRLVAFLIVPPFVLLDLAGPLDAFHAVIRNATELGQPAPYRTVVVSAHGGPVETGSGITLHTEPMHSLAAMEVDTLIAVGGAVMHRPAVPDVVGDWLRDYAPRVRRVCSVCVGAFILGAAGLLDGRRATTHWLDTAMLQTCYPKARVESDPIYVREDPVWTSAGITAGIDLGLALVEDDLGVDVALQAARRLVVFLKRAGGQSQFSPPLQEQFAAGAPFGDLHGWMADRLDGDLSVMRLAEQANMSPRTFARSYLAKTGTTPAKAVERMRLEAARFALLDSEAPLKRIASRVGFGDEQNLRRAFVRQYGVTPAAYRERFGVETSL; this is translated from the coding sequence ATGACCGAACCTCGCCTCGTCGCCTTCCTCATCGTGCCGCCGTTCGTGCTGCTGGATCTTGCCGGTCCGCTCGATGCGTTTCACGCGGTGATCCGTAACGCGACGGAGCTTGGGCAGCCGGCGCCATATCGCACGGTCGTCGTGTCGGCGCACGGCGGGCCGGTGGAGACGGGCTCGGGGATCACGCTGCACACCGAGCCGATGCACTCGCTGGCGGCGATGGAAGTGGATACGTTGATTGCAGTGGGTGGCGCGGTGATGCATCGGCCTGCGGTGCCGGATGTGGTGGGTGACTGGTTGCGTGATTACGCACCACGCGTACGTCGTGTGTGTTCCGTCTGCGTGGGGGCGTTCATTCTCGGCGCCGCCGGGTTGCTCGACGGACGCCGCGCCACCACGCACTGGCTCGACACGGCCATGTTGCAGACGTGCTATCCCAAAGCGCGAGTGGAGTCAGACCCGATCTACGTGCGCGAAGACCCCGTATGGACGTCGGCAGGCATCACCGCTGGCATCGATTTGGGGCTGGCACTGGTGGAAGACGATCTCGGTGTGGATGTCGCCTTGCAGGCGGCGCGACGTCTCGTGGTGTTTCTCAAACGTGCGGGTGGCCAGTCGCAGTTCAGCCCGCCGTTGCAGGAGCAGTTCGCAGCGGGGGCACCGTTCGGGGACCTGCATGGCTGGATGGCCGATCGTCTGGACGGCGACTTGTCGGTGATGCGTCTCGCCGAGCAGGCGAACATGAGCCCGCGCACGTTCGCCCGCAGCTATCTCGCCAAGACCGGCACAACACCGGCGAAAGCTGTGGAGCGCATGCGTCTCGAAGCGGCGCGCTTTGCGCTGCTCGACTCTGAAGCACCGCTCAAACGCATCGCGTCGCGTGTGGGTTTCGGTGACGAGCAAAACCTGCGGCGCGCGTTCGTGCGTCAGTACGGGGTTACGCCCGCTGCGTACCGTGAGCGGTTTGGCGTCGAGACCTCGCTCTGA